From the Manis javanica isolate MJ-LG chromosome 11, MJ_LKY, whole genome shotgun sequence genome, one window contains:
- the LOC140844399 gene encoding uncharacterized protein — protein MTSLYLLTLLLTLETPTQGVLRWGILSAFPKPMPVHFNAAVFPRFFTTNSSMNLPYLVKDTLVAPLGENRSFVTNGSLCFTTQNLAGCISLKRRKYRWFSDIILEASSLPVMSAKFEGPNKEGSLSYKNMTIHQMVLWINGTFVHSPRNNSTDRPRQPKYASHCVGDYEGELWPWTDCQSTVVTWATERQEFTISPDMEGWPANEAWWPVKVLEGEFRQQLSMNPFHKWMLCGVNGSCTDLSPFSALQGGGIGVKNITFWCENNHMRAHWNMIMTHNNENYTCSAKSGPESPNSLFPPSPVCVYPPFLFILSNSSFDSCSNETCFLSQCWDARNFTNALVVRIPRWVLVPVDAPNTMTLFRERRDFGVTAAIVLLISATAVAATAAGIALDTSIKSATELNNLAASVASALDQQSTLDGKLKGGIMILNQRIDLVEEQMEVLWQMAQLGCERKYRALCITSIQYKNFTRAANLSRDLSQYLSGNWSQDFDGTLEELWREIIHINSTRLDISVAEGLSSWFLRALSHVKEWAGMAGMGVFLLGGLMLLLWLLCRLRNQHKQDKVILAQALMAIDVGASPQVWLNMLKKEARL, from the coding sequence atgacttcgctgtacctcctgaccctgctcctgacactggagaccccgactcagggagtattgagatggggaatcctgtctgcctttcctaagcctatgcctgtccatttcaatgcagccgtttttccccgctttttcaccaccaactctagtatgaacttgccctacctagttaaagacaccctagtagctcccctgggagaaaaccgatccttcgtaactaatgggtcattatgcttcaccactcagaatctagctggctgtatctccctgaaacggaggaaatacagatggttcagtgacataattctagaggccagtagcctccccgttatgtcagctaaatttgaagggcctaataaggaagggagcctgtcctataagaacatgactatccaccagatggttctctggatcaatggcacatttgtacactctcccaggaacaattccaccgacaggcctcgtcaacccaaatatgcctcccattgtgtgggcgactatgagggagagctgtggccctggactgactgtcagtcaactgtagtaacgtgggcaactgagaggcaggagtttaccatctccccagatatggagggatggccagccaatgaggcttggtggccagtaaaggtgctcgaaggcgagtttcgtcagcagctgagcatgaaccccttccataaatggatgctgtgtggagtcaatggctcgtgtaccgacctctcccccttttccgccctccagggtgggggaatcggtgtaaaaaatatcaccttttggtgcgagaataaccacatgcgcgcacactggaacatgatcatgacccataacaacgagaactacacgtgttcagcaaaatcaggtccagagtcacctaattccctttttccaccttctccagtatgcgtataccccccatttctgtttatcttatccaatagtagctttgactcctgctccaatgaaacctgctttctgtctcagtgttgggatgcgcgtaactttaccaatgctttggtagtccgcatcccccgttgggtccttgttcccgtagacgcccctaacaccatgactctgtttcgagaaaggcgcgatttcggtgttacagccgccatagtgctcctgatctccgcgaccgcggtcgcagccaccgccgctggtatagctttagacacctccatcaaatcggctacagagctcaataaccttgcagcctcagtagcttctgccctggaccaacagtccacacttgatggcaaactgaaaggaggaataatgatcctcaatcaacgcatagatctcgtggaggaacaaatggaggtgctctggcaaatggcccaattgggatgtgagcggaaatatcgtgccctctgcatcactagcattcaatataaaaattttacacgggcagctaatctgtcacgagacctgtcccagtatctttcaggaaactggtcccaagacttcgatgggacactagaagagctgtggcgagaaattatccacatcaactccacccgtctagatatctccgtagcggaaggactctcttcctggttcctcagagctctctcccacgtcaaggagtgggcgggcatggctgggatgggcgtgttcctgcttggaggtctcatgctcttactctggttgttatgcagactccgcaaccaacataagcaggacaaggtgatccttgctcaagccctaatggcgatagacgttggcgcctctccccaagtgtggctcaacatgcttaagaaggaagctcggctttag